In one window of Cystobacter fuscus DSM 2262 DNA:
- a CDS encoding AraC family transcriptional regulator yields the protein MPSALKTALVQFIDASGGGDGVFSTPIDGLAVMRTSREVLPHHLIYKPALCIAVQGSKQVSLGDSVFDYTGMQALVVGVELPAFGRVTRASATEPYLGMTVEFDVGVMREVMEQLGVPPQPGGDAGSAVFVEDLSAPLVDCLTRLVRMLATPVAIPILQPSVMREIYFWLLTGPHGGEFRKLALPNGHMQRIADAIYILRRNFSRPIRIKELAAAARMSESSFHQHFRGLMSMTPLQYQKQLRLLEARRLMVAEGENVTQAALQVGYESASQFSREYARMFGTPPKRDTLKALQKPRARA from the coding sequence ATGCCGTCGGCCCTGAAGACCGCCCTGGTGCAGTTCATTGACGCGAGCGGCGGTGGTGATGGTGTGTTCTCCACGCCGATAGACGGTCTCGCCGTGATGAGGACGAGCCGAGAAGTCCTGCCTCATCATTTGATCTACAAGCCGGCGCTCTGCATCGCCGTGCAAGGCTCGAAACAGGTATCGCTGGGCGATAGCGTGTTCGACTACACAGGGATGCAAGCCCTTGTCGTCGGCGTGGAACTTCCGGCGTTCGGAAGGGTGACCCGGGCGAGTGCCACCGAGCCCTATCTGGGCATGACCGTCGAATTCGATGTCGGTGTCATGAGGGAGGTCATGGAGCAGCTCGGTGTTCCGCCCCAGCCAGGAGGTGATGCCGGCTCCGCGGTTTTCGTGGAGGATCTCTCCGCTCCCCTCGTGGATTGTCTCACGCGGCTGGTGCGCATGCTCGCGACGCCCGTGGCGATCCCCATCCTTCAGCCCTCTGTCATGCGGGAAATCTACTTCTGGTTGCTGACGGGTCCCCATGGTGGCGAGTTCCGCAAGCTCGCGCTCCCGAATGGTCACATGCAGCGTATCGCCGACGCGATCTACATCCTGAGGCGGAATTTCTCGCGTCCCATTCGCATCAAGGAGCTGGCCGCGGCCGCGCGGATGAGCGAGTCCTCCTTTCATCAACACTTCAGGGGGCTGATGTCCATGACCCCGCTTCAATATCAGAAACAGTTGCGGCTGCTGGAGGCACGGCGTCTGATGGTGGCGGAGGGCGAGAACGTGACGCAGGCCGCTCTTCAGGTGGGCTATGAAAGCGCATCTCAGTTCAGCCGGGAATACGCGCGCATGTTCGGGACGCCGCCCAAGCGCGATACCCTGAAGGCACTCCAGAAGCCGCGCGCCAGGGCGTGA
- a CDS encoding RNA polymerase sigma factor, whose amino-acid sequence MTLPSDADEVVAQRLHELLARQRRWLLAQARALCRNPADAEDLTQETIVRFLAAFGQVSQLPDEHVCASWLVTTLTNCFYDQLRRQRTRERSVEELARQALPAAPEPPPRPLHERVSDEQFSSAVQALSPVARTTFEMHARGRKYKEIAQELGIQEGTVAKRLHDARSKLRKLLEPLIQVGDN is encoded by the coding sequence ATGACCCTGCCGTCAGATGCCGATGAGGTGGTTGCCCAGCGGCTACATGAGCTCCTCGCCCGGCAACGGCGCTGGCTGCTCGCCCAGGCTCGCGCCCTCTGCCGCAATCCCGCCGATGCCGAGGATCTCACCCAGGAGACGATCGTTCGCTTCCTGGCGGCCTTCGGCCAGGTCTCCCAGCTACCCGACGAGCATGTCTGTGCCAGCTGGCTCGTCACCACCCTGACGAACTGCTTCTACGATCAGCTCCGCAGACAGCGCACCCGGGAGCGGAGCGTCGAGGAGCTGGCCCGGCAGGCGCTCCCGGCCGCTCCCGAGCCGCCCCCGCGCCCCCTCCACGAGCGCGTCTCCGACGAGCAGTTCAGCTCGGCCGTCCAGGCCTTGAGCCCGGTGGCGCGCACCACCTTCGAAATGCATGCCCGAGGCCGGAAGTACAAGGAGATCGCCCAGGAACTCGGCATCCAGGAGGGCACCGTGGCCAAGCGGCTCCACGACGCCCGCTCGAAACTGCGCAAGCTGCTCGAACCCCTCATCCAAGTGGGAGACAACTGA
- a CDS encoding SDR family NAD(P)-dependent oxidoreductase, translating to MKAQVAFRMIALTQHAWEWPRPKEMQMNPTGKVALVTGASRGLGRNTAISLARRGTDVIVTYHSNRAEADNLVVAIEALGRKAVALRLDVGDIASFDGFAKQVQEALRSVWARDRFDHLVNNAGAHHPAPFDQITEEDFDRLCNLHFKGVLFLTQKLLPLIAEGGRIVNLSTGLTRFVSAGSAAYASMKGAVEILTRYMAKELAPRGITVNVVAPGATETDFFGGAVRDNPALNREVAANTALGRTGVPDDIGPMIASLLSDANRWVTAQRIEVSGGLHL from the coding sequence ATGAAGGCCCAAGTGGCCTTTCGCATGATTGCACTCACCCAACACGCCTGGGAGTGGCCCAGGCCGAAGGAGATGCAAATGAACCCAACAGGAAAAGTGGCACTCGTCACCGGTGCCAGCCGCGGTCTCGGACGCAACACGGCCATCAGCCTGGCCAGGCGCGGCACCGATGTGATTGTGACCTATCACTCGAATCGCGCTGAAGCCGACAACCTCGTAGTGGCCATCGAAGCGCTCGGACGAAAGGCCGTCGCCCTGCGGCTCGACGTCGGCGACATCGCCTCCTTCGATGGTTTCGCCAAGCAGGTGCAAGAAGCGCTACGGAGCGTGTGGGCAAGAGACCGTTTCGACCATCTCGTCAACAACGCGGGGGCACACCACCCGGCCCCGTTCGACCAGATCACCGAAGAGGACTTCGATCGGCTCTGCAACCTCCACTTCAAGGGCGTGCTCTTCCTGACGCAGAAGCTGCTACCGCTGATCGCCGAGGGCGGAAGGATCGTGAATCTCTCCACCGGGCTCACCCGCTTCGTCAGCGCGGGCAGTGCGGCCTATGCCTCGATGAAGGGGGCCGTCGAGATCCTCACGCGCTACATGGCGAAGGAACTGGCCCCGCGCGGCATCACCGTCAACGTGGTCGCGCCCGGCGCCACCGAGACTGACTTCTTCGGAGGTGCGGTGCGCGACAATCCCGCCCTCAACCGGGAGGTGGCCGCGAACACCGCGCTCGGCCGGACCGGCGTTCCCGATGATATCGGTCCGATGATCGCCTCGCTGCTTTCCGATGCGAACCGGTGGGTGACCGCCCAGCGCATCGAGGTTTCTGGAGGCCTGCACCTCTAG
- a CDS encoding aldehyde dehydrogenase family protein, which produces MTTLTVDNPYTGDVACTVPLADEATVNTVLEQARAAARAARATSLAQRKDWCERMVAAMEAKAEAIATDISRMMGKPLAQARGEIRGMAERARYMISIADTALADVVLPPKAGFERRIVKEPLGVVVDLPAWNYPLLTAVNVVVPAVLAGNAVVVKHSPRSPLCGEHFARAFVEAGAPPHLVQAMHCDHPTSERVVGDARVDHVVFTGSVYGGQRLTLAGSARFRHMGLELGGNDPAYVAPDCDFDKTVENVVDGAIYNAGQSCCAVERVYVHRSLYKRFTEACEALVRGYVLGDPMSDKTTLGPIAQPNHPLELEQLVEDARGKGARVVVGGKRTQVEGKGRFFEATLLTDLDDSMQLMRQESFGPLLPIAPVDSDEEALARMNKSDLGLTASVWTKDRERAARFATQLEFGTVYMNRCDSVDPALPWIGVKNSGRGHSLSALGFDQLTRPKSIHFRLSF; this is translated from the coding sequence ATGACCACCCTGACTGTCGACAATCCCTACACGGGCGACGTCGCCTGCACCGTTCCGCTCGCGGACGAGGCCACCGTGAACACCGTACTCGAGCAGGCCCGAGCCGCCGCCCGGGCAGCGCGTGCCACCTCGCTCGCCCAGCGCAAGGACTGGTGCGAGCGCATGGTCGCCGCCATGGAGGCGAAGGCGGAGGCCATCGCCACGGACATCTCCCGGATGATGGGCAAGCCGCTCGCCCAGGCGCGCGGAGAGATTCGCGGCATGGCCGAGCGGGCCCGGTACATGATCTCCATCGCGGACACGGCCCTGGCGGATGTGGTGCTGCCGCCCAAGGCGGGCTTCGAGCGCCGAATCGTCAAGGAGCCGCTGGGCGTGGTGGTGGATCTGCCCGCGTGGAACTACCCGCTGCTCACCGCGGTGAACGTGGTGGTGCCGGCGGTGCTGGCGGGCAACGCGGTGGTGGTGAAGCACTCGCCGCGCTCGCCCCTGTGTGGGGAGCACTTCGCCCGGGCCTTCGTCGAGGCGGGAGCGCCCCCGCACCTCGTCCAGGCGATGCATTGCGATCACCCCACCAGCGAGCGCGTGGTGGGCGACGCGCGGGTGGACCACGTGGTGTTCACCGGCTCGGTGTACGGCGGCCAGCGGCTCACGTTGGCGGGCTCCGCGCGCTTCCGGCACATGGGGCTGGAGCTGGGCGGGAATGATCCCGCGTACGTGGCACCGGACTGTGACTTCGACAAGACGGTGGAGAACGTGGTGGACGGCGCCATCTACAACGCGGGCCAGAGCTGCTGCGCGGTGGAGCGCGTCTACGTGCACCGCTCGCTCTACAAGCGCTTCACCGAGGCGTGCGAGGCGCTGGTGCGCGGGTACGTGCTCGGCGATCCGATGAGTGACAAGACGACGCTGGGCCCCATCGCGCAGCCCAACCACCCGCTGGAGCTGGAGCAGCTCGTGGAGGACGCCCGCGGCAAGGGGGCCCGGGTGGTGGTGGGCGGCAAGCGGACCCAGGTGGAGGGCAAGGGCCGCTTCTTCGAGGCCACGCTCCTCACGGACCTGGACGACTCGATGCAGTTGATGCGGCAGGAGTCCTTTGGGCCGCTGCTGCCCATCGCGCCGGTGGACTCGGACGAGGAAGCGCTCGCGCGGATGAACAAGTCGGACCTCGGCCTGACGGCGAGCGTCTGGACGAAGGATCGGGAGCGTGCCGCGCGCTTCGCCACCCAGCTCGAGTTCGGCACCGTCTACATGAACCGGTGCGACTCGGTGGATCCGGCACTGCCATGGATTGGCGTGAAGAACTCGGGCCGTGGACACAGCCTGAGCGCGCTGGGCTTCGATCAGCTCACCCGGCCCAAGTCCATCCACTTCCGGTTGTCGTTCTAG
- the dacB gene encoding D-alanyl-D-alanine carboxypeptidase/D-alanyl-D-alanine endopeptidase, with protein MRRPPFASLLLAVLALPACVSSPPLRPSAPTLSAVADALFESVEREGTGVGVLVVDAATGLPLYARRENARSLPASTMKVVSTSAALSAFGPDYRFHTPVWLEGAQLGNLFLGDLVVEASGDPSLGSWRFPETALACERLADALLARGIRQWHGALQVSQANSGPYDLYGPGWAWDDAASAYSAAPTAFVFRENVVDLTLTRPEGQDCASPLRRPLEVRYTPPIDASSTVVYTDPSAQRAGVGCVRERGTGRTRCVWRAPGGQCPRQASLRVSVDEPQALFTACLEEALRARGIWRVPEAQAQAVPPALLRREPLLDFVSPSLAELVKVTNKESLNLYAERLALRFARERTGNESYAALREAMEKELARRGIPPRLLRSVDGSGLSRYNLATARGMVGVLATSLQEPSASALVDSLPIAGVDGTLANSAFPPELRGLIRAKTGTLSGQKAYVGLAERPHDAEHPRVVFALLLSNLDEQPAYTAGQVFERFAEAMVKLPPR; from the coding sequence ATGCGCCGTCCCCCGTTCGCGAGCCTCCTGCTCGCCGTCCTCGCGCTACCTGCCTGTGTCTCCTCGCCCCCCCTCCGTCCTTCCGCGCCGACGCTGAGCGCCGTGGCGGACGCGCTCTTCGAGTCCGTGGAGCGCGAGGGCACCGGTGTGGGCGTCCTCGTGGTGGATGCGGCCACGGGCCTGCCGCTCTACGCCCGGCGCGAGAACGCCCGCTCGCTCCCCGCGTCCACCATGAAGGTGGTGTCCACCTCGGCGGCCCTGTCCGCGTTCGGCCCGGACTACCGCTTCCACACGCCCGTATGGTTGGAAGGCGCGCAGCTCGGCAACCTCTTCCTCGGAGACCTCGTGGTGGAGGCGTCCGGAGATCCCTCCCTGGGCTCGTGGCGATTTCCCGAGACGGCCCTGGCCTGTGAGCGGCTCGCCGATGCGCTGCTGGCCCGGGGCATCCGGCAGTGGCACGGGGCGCTCCAGGTGAGCCAGGCCAATTCGGGGCCGTACGATCTCTATGGTCCGGGCTGGGCCTGGGACGACGCGGCCTCGGCCTACAGCGCGGCCCCCACCGCCTTCGTCTTCCGGGAGAACGTGGTGGACCTCACCCTCACGCGCCCCGAGGGCCAGGACTGTGCCTCGCCCCTGCGGCGGCCCCTGGAGGTGCGCTACACCCCGCCCATCGATGCGTCCTCGACCGTGGTGTACACCGACCCGAGCGCCCAGCGGGCCGGGGTGGGGTGCGTGCGCGAGCGCGGGACGGGACGCACGCGCTGCGTCTGGCGCGCGCCGGGAGGACAGTGCCCGCGCCAGGCGTCCCTGCGCGTGTCCGTGGACGAGCCCCAGGCGCTGTTCACCGCCTGTCTGGAAGAGGCCCTGCGCGCGCGGGGCATCTGGCGCGTGCCGGAGGCCCAGGCGCAGGCCGTTCCCCCCGCGCTCCTGCGGCGAGAGCCGCTGCTGGACTTCGTCAGTCCCTCCCTCGCCGAGTTGGTGAAGGTGACGAACAAGGAATCCCTCAACCTCTACGCCGAGCGGCTCGCCTTGCGCTTCGCCCGCGAGCGCACGGGCAACGAGAGCTATGCCGCGCTGCGCGAGGCGATGGAGAAGGAGCTCGCGCGCCGGGGCATCCCCCCGCGGCTGTTGCGGTCCGTGGATGGCAGTGGCCTGTCCCGCTACAACCTGGCCACCGCGCGGGGGATGGTGGGGGTGCTCGCCACCAGCCTCCAGGAGCCGTCCGCGAGCGCGCTGGTGGACAGCCTGCCCATCGCCGGCGTGGATGGCACGCTCGCGAACAGTGCCTTCCCGCCGGAGCTTCGGGGCCTCATCCGCGCCAAGACGGGGACGCTCTCGGGGCAGAAGGCCTATGTGGGGCTCGCCGAGCGCCCTCACGACGCCGAGCACCCCCGCGTCGTCTTCGCGCTCCTGCTGAGCAACCTCGACGAGCAGCCGGCCTACACGGCGGGCCAGGTGTTCGAGCGCTTCGCCGAGGCGATGGTGAAGCTGCCCCCGCGCTGA
- a CDS encoding CHAT domain-containing protein: MSAHCERLERFADGELAPDEAEAFREHLLECARCQAGLGDLLQLKMMASRHVERLPAPLPAPPRRAFPRWGMAALVGVACAALLALVLVRPGASRTDPWLMREPERRLEMRLALADAEPHRPLAARRMGQEPSRGARLPLETLAELERNDDGAGLAAALLARNDKSLVAQALEYLAPLPGTPRNETLRATALLLEGSPEEALRHLERALDQEPTLPPALWNKALALRELDLLEPSARLFLDIAQRGEPGWAQEARQRAETLRAAEQARIQRWKSVVSAGRALAANGTPPSAELLAERAPNFRLYFYDAVRTRTSPEQVQALLPLARQLDQQAGGDVLARYVERIAASDFARRAPLAQAYGQLRQGTLPPEQVQALIARLLSSPEGDLLMGALVYAKAVGRHLEDFEARAEASQDPWFRLLAAQERAAAQVARGQEEEARQTLLGARSLCATTPIEYRCQFIEMELAGIESKQLRLDEAEVAAEQAWRRARATNSRDKEELALGHLAQLARLRDDGPLARAWFAELLMRREGDKEYERFAHQSLANLALSELRFDLARVELDRAMATELPLTFVGTLALADISRQRPTPGDEAALLRALAEAPASTTRVQRLLLRHSLGRFTIERDRQKGRALLEQLLQELESSDVLTRDEDAQKLRAYTFTSLILDAGKAGDHGAALELFGREQGHPLPGRCLVAATEDSERSLLIVRGAAGQLLGYHEGARRSPLPENLSGFVPGEALAALQGCEKVEAFARPPLMDRPGLLPADVAWSYRLRAGPPPAPPMGRGIHLVVKDVALSSERVRTLGQLNAWSTAFGPTEEQRVLLGTEATPSRVLAAMRDATDIDLVTHGLLTASRFSSLVLAKEGMSDELGAGHIREQHLEGAPLVVLAACRAARGAHILHEPSGLPAAFIQAGARAVLAATEEIPDLEAAAFFNAVRERIRQGSSPASALRDERRQWLAEGKGQRWLGGVLLYE; the protein is encoded by the coding sequence ATGTCCGCGCACTGTGAACGACTCGAGCGCTTCGCGGATGGCGAGCTGGCTCCCGACGAGGCGGAGGCCTTCCGCGAGCACCTGCTGGAGTGTGCCCGGTGCCAGGCCGGGCTGGGAGACCTCTTGCAGCTCAAGATGATGGCCTCGCGCCATGTCGAGCGGCTGCCGGCTCCCCTCCCCGCGCCGCCCCGCCGCGCCTTCCCCCGCTGGGGCATGGCGGCCCTCGTGGGGGTGGCTTGTGCCGCGCTCCTCGCCCTCGTCCTCGTGCGGCCCGGAGCCTCGCGGACGGATCCCTGGTTGATGCGTGAGCCGGAGCGCCGGCTCGAGATGCGCCTGGCCCTCGCGGACGCCGAGCCCCACCGGCCCCTGGCGGCCCGGAGGATGGGGCAGGAGCCCTCGCGAGGCGCGAGGCTTCCGCTCGAGACGCTCGCGGAGCTCGAACGGAACGACGACGGCGCGGGGCTGGCGGCCGCCCTGCTCGCGAGGAACGACAAGAGTCTGGTGGCGCAGGCCCTGGAGTACCTCGCGCCCCTGCCGGGTACACCTCGGAACGAGACGCTCCGGGCCACGGCCCTGCTCCTCGAGGGCTCTCCCGAGGAGGCGCTCCGGCACCTGGAGCGCGCGCTCGACCAGGAGCCCACACTCCCCCCGGCGCTCTGGAACAAGGCCCTGGCCCTGAGGGAGCTGGATCTCCTGGAGCCCTCGGCCCGCCTCTTCCTCGACATCGCCCAGCGGGGAGAGCCCGGGTGGGCGCAGGAGGCACGCCAGCGCGCCGAGACACTTCGCGCCGCCGAGCAGGCCCGCATCCAGCGGTGGAAGAGCGTCGTGAGCGCGGGGCGGGCGCTCGCCGCGAATGGCACTCCACCTTCCGCGGAGCTCCTCGCCGAGCGCGCCCCCAACTTCCGGCTGTACTTCTATGACGCCGTTCGGACCCGCACCTCGCCCGAGCAGGTCCAGGCACTCCTTCCCCTGGCGCGGCAGCTCGATCAGCAGGCCGGAGGAGACGTGTTGGCCCGCTATGTCGAGCGCATCGCCGCGAGTGACTTCGCGCGCCGGGCCCCCCTGGCCCAGGCCTATGGCCAGCTTCGCCAGGGCACCCTTCCGCCCGAGCAGGTCCAGGCGCTCATCGCGCGGTTGCTGAGCTCCCCCGAGGGAGATCTGCTCATGGGCGCGCTCGTCTACGCCAAGGCCGTGGGCCGCCACCTCGAGGACTTCGAGGCGCGGGCCGAGGCCAGCCAGGATCCCTGGTTCCGGCTGCTCGCCGCCCAGGAGCGCGCGGCGGCCCAGGTGGCGAGAGGCCAGGAGGAGGAGGCCCGGCAGACGCTCCTGGGCGCCCGCTCGCTCTGCGCCACCACCCCCATCGAGTACCGCTGTCAGTTCATCGAGATGGAGCTCGCCGGAATCGAATCCAAGCAGCTGCGGCTGGACGAGGCGGAGGTGGCCGCGGAGCAGGCCTGGCGGCGTGCCCGCGCGACGAACAGCCGGGACAAGGAGGAGCTCGCGCTCGGCCACCTCGCGCAGCTCGCGCGGTTGCGCGACGATGGGCCGCTCGCACGTGCCTGGTTCGCGGAGCTTCTCATGCGACGCGAGGGGGACAAGGAGTACGAGCGCTTCGCCCACCAGAGTCTGGCGAACCTCGCGCTGAGCGAGCTGCGCTTCGACCTGGCGCGCGTGGAGCTCGATCGGGCGATGGCCACGGAACTCCCCCTGACGTTCGTCGGAACGCTGGCGCTCGCGGACATCTCGCGGCAGCGCCCCACCCCCGGGGACGAGGCCGCCCTGCTCCGGGCGCTCGCGGAGGCGCCCGCCAGCACCACGCGGGTCCAACGCCTGCTGCTGCGACATTCCCTGGGCCGGTTCACCATCGAGAGGGATCGCCAGAAGGGCCGCGCCCTGCTCGAGCAGCTCCTCCAGGAGCTGGAGTCCAGTGACGTCCTGACCCGGGACGAGGATGCCCAGAAGCTCCGGGCCTATACCTTCACGTCGCTCATCCTCGACGCGGGCAAGGCTGGCGACCATGGCGCGGCGCTGGAGCTGTTCGGCCGGGAGCAGGGCCACCCCCTGCCCGGGCGGTGCCTGGTCGCCGCGACCGAGGACAGCGAGCGGAGCCTGCTCATCGTCCGGGGCGCCGCGGGTCAGCTCCTGGGCTACCACGAAGGCGCGCGCCGGAGTCCGCTACCGGAGAACCTGAGCGGCTTCGTTCCCGGCGAGGCCCTCGCCGCGCTTCAGGGGTGTGAGAAGGTGGAGGCCTTCGCCCGGCCTCCCCTGATGGATCGACCGGGCCTGCTGCCCGCGGACGTGGCGTGGAGCTACAGGCTGCGAGCGGGGCCTCCCCCCGCCCCGCCGATGGGACGCGGCATCCACCTCGTGGTGAAGGACGTGGCGCTCTCCTCCGAGAGGGTGCGGACCCTGGGACAGCTCAACGCATGGAGCACGGCCTTTGGCCCGACCGAGGAGCAGCGGGTGCTGCTGGGCACGGAGGCGACACCGTCCCGGGTGCTCGCGGCCATGCGGGACGCGACGGACATCGATCTGGTGACCCACGGCCTCCTCACCGCCTCACGCTTCTCCTCCCTCGTGCTCGCCAAGGAGGGCATGAGTGACGAGCTGGGCGCGGGGCACATCCGGGAGCAGCACCTGGAGGGAGCGCCGCTGGTGGTGCTGGCCGCCTGCCGGGCCGCGCGCGGCGCCCACATCCTCCACGAGCCCTCGGGACTGCCCGCGGCCTTCATCCAGGCGGGAGCCCGGGCGGTGCTCGCCGCCACCGAGGAAATCCCGGATCTGGAGGCGGCCGCGTTCTTCAACGCCGTCCGGGAGCGGATCCGCCAGGGCAGCTCGCCGGCCTCGGCGCTGAGGGACGAGCGGCGCCAGTGGCTCGCCGAGGGCAAGGGTCAACGGTGGCTCGGGGGCGTGCTGCTCTACGAGTGA